The genomic segment TTTCCTTACATCCCCACACTTGTGTGTGTTGATTTTCGATTTGGTGAATGGTCGACAATTTGTACACGAATATCATCGTCACCAATATGTTCTGAAAACACTGCTTTAATTAATCTATGTATTTCGAACATCCGCATTACATATAATTCAAATTTTCACAAATTTGATTTTATATGGTAAAAttgattttataatatttattcttataacGTAGGTATAATTTGATCATCCTCACAGTTTTTTTGAAGCCATGAATTTCAATGGAGATATATATCCAATAATAATCTCGAGtagttttttatttaaaaaatagccGATTAACATTGTTAGTTGAaatgaaacttaaaacatgtaaattatttattttgatggaAATATGGTGTTGAATTTTAGTTTTTGATATTGCATGATGGAAatgttctaaattttaatttaagcattAATATGTTAATAGTTCTATattgttaaaaattttgttcattgaaaaaaattaataatactcATCAAATTCGAAAAAAATGATACGGTTTTTCACgtgtaaaaatttaatattgtaatttttaattgcaaaattattaatttaacataaaaaaaattaagacgtttatattatttcatataAAACTGTGTGAATAATTTGGGAAAAAAATGGAGGAATCAGAGGAAAAACAAAAAAGTAAAGGAGAGGTAAAAAAGTGAGAAAAAAAATGCCATGTGCTTGCCGCCACTGCAGGGGACGCAGGTCCAAAATAAGGCCAGCCCGAATCAAGTTCTTAGGTGGAAAATCTTTAGCTTTTATGATAGCCGCGTAAGAAAATTTCTTAGTCAAAATTTCCAAGATTTCATCAATGGAGAAAAGGGTAGCAATCATCGGAGCAGGACTAAGTGGCCTTCTTGCCTGCAAATGCGCAGTATCCAAAGGGTTCAAACCCATTGTTTTTGAAGCGAAAGATCAAGTTGGTGGGCTCTGGACGCAAACCATCGAGTCCACCAAACTTCAGAATGCGAAACCATCTTTCCAATTTTCTGATTTCCCATGGCCGGATTCTGTCAAAGAAATGTTCCCCCACAGCTCCCAGCTTCTGGAGTACATTCAATCTTATGCTCAACATTTTGATCTGTTGCAATATGTGAAATTCAACAGTGAAGTGGTTAGTATTGACTACGTGGGGGAGTCTGAAGATGAGATTCAGTCTTACGAACTGTGGGGTGGAGATGGAAAGGCTTTCGGATCCAAAGGGAAATGGAATTTGAAAGTTCATCACACGAAGGAGGATTCGACGAAGGTAATCGTTCTGAATTGTGCGCAATTTGATGTTATTGTTGTGTAGATAATCAAGAATAGTGATAAACTGCGGGCTGAATTTGTGATATTATACAAGCTATGTTGGCAGGTGTATGAGGCTGAGTTTGTGATACTGTGTATTGGAAGATTCAGTGGATTAGCAGACATCCCGGAATTCCCCGAAGGCCACGGCCCGGAAGTGTTCTCAGGGAAAGTAATCCACTCAATGGATTACTCAGCCATGGACAATGCAAGTGCTGCAAATTTCATTAAAGGAAAGAACATTGTGGTCATAGGTTCCGGGAAATCAGCAGTCGACATTGCATTCGAATGTGCTCAGGAAAATGGTACAAAAATTCGATTTGTTTCGTTCATCTAATGCGTAAATGATTGAATTTTAATCGATACTCGGTGATCAGGGATCGAGAAACCGTGCACTATGATCCAGAGAACCATTCATTGGATGCTTCCTGATGCGGAACCATGGGGAGTTAACTTCGGTTATTTGTTTTTAAACCGATTCTCAGAGCTAATGATTCATAAACCCGGGGAAGGGTTCTTTCACAACATCTTAGCATTTCTACTTACACCTTTGGTAATCCTTCGACCAATAAAACTTGTGCTGTTGATAAATGGATTTCAACATTCATAATTTATGACTAGTCCATGTGCTTCTTTTACCGTGTAGCGATGGGGCATGTCGAAGTTTGTTGAGAGCTACCTTAGATGGAAACTTCCCTTAAGAAAATACGGGATGATACCGAAGTGTAGTTTTGTTGATGAAATATCTTCTTGTACG from the Primulina eburnea isolate SZY01 chromosome 3, ASM2296580v1, whole genome shotgun sequence genome contains:
- the LOC140826220 gene encoding probable flavin-containing monooxygenase 1 isoform X2 encodes the protein MEKRVAIIGAGLSGLLACKCAVSKGFKPIVFEAKDQVGGLWTQTIESTKLQNAKPSFQFSDFPWPDSVKEMFPHSSQLLEYIQSYAQHFDLLQYVKFNSEVVSIDYVGESEDEIQSYELWGGDGKAFGSKGKWNLKVHHTKEDSTKVYEAEFVILCIGRFSGLADIPEFPEGHGPEVFSGKVIHSMDYSAMDNASAANFIKGKNIVVIGSGKSAVDIAFECAQENGIEKPCTMIQRTIHWMLPDAEPWGVNFGYLFLNRFSELMIHKPGEGFFHNILAFLLTPLRWGMSKFVESYLRWKLPLRKYGMIPKCSFVDEISSCTIFFLPDKFFDGVEEGSIVLKKSKRFSFCKEGLLVDGEVDPLKADIAIFATGYRGDQKLKNIFASPNFANIIAGTPTSSVPLYRQMIHPKIPQLAVVGYSESIANLYTFEMRCQWLSFFLDQKFQFPSVKQMENDVKMWENHMKKYAGNNMYRRACIASTHIWYNDQLCKDIGCNPRRKKGFFKDLFEPYGIADYKGLDPNS
- the LOC140826220 gene encoding probable flavin-containing monooxygenase 1 isoform X1 — protein: MEKRVAIIGAGLSGLLACKCAVSKGFKPIVFEAKDQVGGLWTQTIESTKLQNAKPSFQFSDFPWPDSVKEMFPHSSQLLEYIQSYAQHFDLLQYVKFNSEVVSIDYVGESEDEIQSYELWGGDGKAFGSKGKWNLKVHHTKEDSTKLCWQVYEAEFVILCIGRFSGLADIPEFPEGHGPEVFSGKVIHSMDYSAMDNASAANFIKGKNIVVIGSGKSAVDIAFECAQENGIEKPCTMIQRTIHWMLPDAEPWGVNFGYLFLNRFSELMIHKPGEGFFHNILAFLLTPLRWGMSKFVESYLRWKLPLRKYGMIPKCSFVDEISSCTIFFLPDKFFDGVEEGSIVLKKSKRFSFCKEGLLVDGEVDPLKADIAIFATGYRGDQKLKNIFASPNFANIIAGTPTSSVPLYRQMIHPKIPQLAVVGYSESIANLYTFEMRCQWLSFFLDQKFQFPSVKQMENDVKMWENHMKKYAGNNMYRRACIASTHIWYNDQLCKDIGCNPRRKKGFFKDLFEPYGIADYKGLDPNS